The Salvelinus fontinalis isolate EN_2023a unplaced genomic scaffold, ASM2944872v1 scaffold_1591, whole genome shotgun sequence genome has a segment encoding these proteins:
- the LOC129849632 gene encoding elongation factor 1-beta-like has protein sequence MGFGDLKTPGGLKVLNDFLADKSYIEGWVPSQADVAVFDAISSAPSTVLCHALRWYNHIKSFQNQKGSLPGVKKPLGQYGPAGVEDKTAADSKDDDDDDMDLFGSDEEEDAEAEKLKEERIAAYAAKKSKKPTLIAKSSILLDVKPWDDETDMAKLEECVRSISMAGLLWGQSKLVPVGYGIKKLQIGCVVEDDKVGTDQLEEQITAFEDYVQSMDVAAFNKI, from the exons ATGGGCTTTGGCGATCTGAAAACCCCTGGCGGCCTCAAGGTCCTCAACGACTTTTTAGCCGACAAGAGCTACATCGAGGG GTGGGTGCCCTCCCAGGCCGACGTGGCTGTGTTCGATGCAATCTCCTCAGCCCCCTCAACAGTCCTGTGCCATGCTCTTCGCTGGTACAACCACATCAAGTCATTCCAGAACCAGAAGGGCAG TCTGCCAGGAGTAAAGAAGCCCCTGGGCCAGTATGGTCCTGCTGGGGTGGAGGACAAGACAGCTGCTGACTcaaaggatgatgatgatgatgacatggaCCTGTTTGGCTCTGATGAAGAG GAGGACGCAGAGGCAGAAAAGCTGAAGGAGGAGAGGATCGCAGCGTACGCTGCCAAGAAGTCAAAGA AGCCCACACTCATCGCCAAGTCATCGATCCTGCTTGACGTGAAACCGTGGGATGATGAGACGGACATGGCCAAGCTGGAGGAGTGTGTTCGCAGCATCTCAATGGCCGGCCTGCTTTGGGGACAGT CCAAGCTGGTACCAGTGGGCTATGGCATCAAGAAGCTGCAGATCGGGTGTGTGGTAGAGGACGACAAGGTGGGAACAGATCAGCTGGAGGAACAGATTACAGCCTTCGAGGACTATGTCCAGTCTATGGATGTGGCTGCCTTCAACAAGATCTAA